The genomic interval CTTCTGCCAGGAACAGGACTCGATCTTTGATCCGACATTATACTCATTCCGGACCCAGTCCGTGACGATGTCCCGCTATTGGTCCTTCTCGATCCTAAACACaaattacttattattttattattaatttattcgaGAACATGTATCTGAGATACCTGGCCTTGCCGATCCTTGTCTATCTTTCAATTCCTTCGCCTTTTCAGCACGTTTCAATTCTGTCGCGTACGTTTGCGCCTCTTTCAATCCTAGATCGCTACATAGTCGAATCAAGAACTTAAGACACTCAATGTTCTCAGGGAACTTCTCATGGATATCTTGATACTCCAATAAAGCCTTGTGAAACTGGCCTGTTCGTCTCAAACATGCTGCAACAAGCAATCTCCACCTCGGTTCACCCGGAGCCAGCTCTACTGCTTTCTTGAAGTAAACTAACGCTTTTTCAGCAACCTGAAATAAATaacgaaataaatatatatatttggtATAAGAtctggagaaaacaaattacaatCCTCACCTGCATCGATACGAAGTATGACCCAAGCCAGTCGATCACTTCGAAATTTGCGGGAAAGTATCTATACGACTGCAGAAATAAACATATTAATTAATATGTAAGATACGATCAAATAATTGTACACTAAATAAACTTACATCGCTGTACAACTGATATGCTTGTTGCTTATCGCCAGAAGCATCATACATTTCACCCAATTTTTGCAGAACTCCAGGATCAGACGGTATGATACCAAGTAATTGATTGTACCTAGCATATTTGAAAATAGCTTGCAATCAACTAATGTTCTTAACGAGCTAATGTCAAGAATACGTGTTTTACTCGCAAGGGAACATACTCAAGTTACATAAGCCGACTTTAATTAAACTTTTGTGTGAGGTAGTccttagaaaaatattcaacacaTGTTTTAATACCATATTAGATGTCGTTAATCAAACGGCTTGTGTAACTTGAATATTTTCACTTGGCAGTCATTGTACCATTCCGCTGCTTGATCCACATCATTCATGAGCTGATACAGGTGACCAATTTGGTACAGTGTCTGTGGATCATGTCTGACTATATTCCGAACTTTCCAAAAGCAGTCCAAAGCTTCTTCATACATGCTTTGCTTCTTGTAGACTAATCCTGTTAATGAAATCTTCATTtataatatgtataaatatattacaACATCccagattataatttcaattaccTAGATTATAAAGTGCCTGTACGTGACTAGCATCAGTGTCCAGCGCACACAAAAGAAACTCTCTAGCTATATCAAAATCGCCTTTTCTAATTGCACAAGCAGACAAATTGATATAGGCTGCTGCATTGTAACTGTCTGCCTTTCGAGCAATTTCTCCACAATTTTCTGCTTGCTCATAGTCCCCTTGCTATGAATTAAATAACAATAAGTCATAGTTTCTTCGTAAAAGAAGTATTGCgtaaacaaaaatgaatattacgacttactagaaaataaataaacgatAGCATGGTCGCAGCTGCGCTGTTAACTTTACTTTCCcgattttcaaacatttttaagGTGTCAATGGCTAGCTGCGTTTCTCTGTTATGCAGGAACACCATTGCTTTGCTTATTTCCAAATCGGCGGCTAGAGGTCCATACGCTGAAGATTTTATAGCGTCAACGCAcctttaaaaaatacaataaacatattgaaatatttagTAATGGCGGTATTTCGCGCGACCCAATGAATTGGGTGTGTAGATTGAAGTTCATGAAATTTTACCAAGCAAAGCCAGCTGTAAGCGTGTCTTCAATGACTGGTGCTATTAATTTAGCAGCACACAGTATAGTTCTCTCAGCTTCAGACTTCAATTCTTTTTCTAACTTTGATAAATCATCGTTCTTCAAAGTTTCATTCAATATATTCGAAGCAACATCGTCCTGCGAAACACATAAATAAAGTTTCAGAAGAGTACAACTAATTAACTTGAAAATACACAGTATTcagtaattaaaagaaaatgagaTTGAACGTTTATGCAGCTAGTGAACGCAGGTGCAACAATCAAAACTCTTTGCATGGTGATATTCATAAATATTCCCAACTCACTGTACTTATACTATATCTGTCTTCCTGATCTATGTTAAGCTGAACTTCTAACAACTCTAAAAACGCCCTTTTCATTTTATCCCTATGTGACAATGCAAAATGGCACAGAACAGTATGCAACCCTGCTTTAAATTCGGCTCTCTCTTTCATAACCCATTCAAAACTATTAGCTGCTTCTTCCAAACGACCCATTTGTACAAATAACATTCCAATGTTATGCATTATCTTTATTCTGCGAATTATTTATCAACTCAATGTTAACATAAATGATAAATATATACATTCAATAATTACTGCACAATAATCAATCCACATTATTTTGTTACCTCAAATCTTTATGGGCAGCTGGTGCTTGATCAAACGCCATTCTGTACATTTTAATCGCTTGAGACAACTGTCCTATCTTAACATATATATTTCCCATGTTCACCTTAAGCCTAGCATTGTTGCTGAACATTTTGTTCCTTGTTATAGCTTGGTAAGTAGCTATGGCTTCTGTGTACATGTTATTGTTGGTATACTGAGTTGCCAAGTTAAAAATTACCTGTAATATTAATACGATGTTTAGCTAATATCTAATCTtctcttttataaattaataaagaaGATCAATCCGTACAGCAAATGTTAGATCTACATTATGGTTGTCACTGAGTGCAGCCTGTTCTTCCAATCGAATTAGAGCTCGCTCTCGTGAGGATGCTTCCCTAGCTCTTTCCAGAGCAACCCTCATATTGTTCTCGTACGCTGCCTCCACTGAACTTTCTATTAGTTCCATTATTTTCCTTTCAGCTACTTTTATCTTTTCTTCCGGCCTACAAAAGCAAGCATTAAGTGACTATGAAAATCTGATCTATAAAAACAAGCTTTCCAAATTTGAATACACATTGAGTAATTAGTCTATAACAGTCTCACGTGTCTTCTTTCCCACTTTCTAAAGGAGGTGCGGCTCCTTTAACAGTGTTTCCCATATTTAATGGATCGAATGCTTGACGACTACTGCTGGTATAACCAGCACCTCTGACTGCAGTCATTGGACGAACTCCGCTGGTAGTCGGACGTATAGATATGCCAGTGCCAGACCTATGAAACtaaaacaattacaattatAGTATGCACcaatattgcaaaaatatatgTACAGTAGGTTCTTGCTCATTGCTAGATCAAATGCTTGGTTCTAACTCTGATCTTGCCTGAAATTCCAGTTCCAATTTTGTGCAACAAGCAAATATCTACCGTACACTATTCAATTTACTTACTCCAGTCGACGTGCCCAAACGCATAGCAGTTCCAGGTGTTTTTGCAGTAAACTAATAAATTAcagaataaatttctttattgttgtataattaatatatactTTCTAAAATGTAAGTCTTGTAACTACTTACAAGTGATCTTCGTCCATAACTCGTGGTAAGAGCTTCGTGAAAATATTCATCTTGCTCGAGATCTCTGATACTGTATACCGATGGATAATTATTATATCCATCATAAATATCGTCATTCATCTGCATAGTAGCCATCATGATTGCTTCGGTAGTGCTGTGTTAATTACAGGAATACAAAATAATAAGCAAGGCAAATTGCACAGTTTCATTCAACAACAACAAACAGTTTACTGTTTTGATTTTCGTCAAGTGACGTCACTGAGTTGCAAGGCAACGAGAAGCACATGTTGTACTTTATAACGTCCCGCTGCATCCCCCAAAGTACGCGACGCTGAAGATAGATCGCACTGTTATTTGGTAGTGTTTTGTCTCCATAATGTAAGCGCAACGATATTGACAATTTATCGGTATACTGACAATTTAGTGGATTTTAAGAATGGCAGTGAAAGAGAAACAATTAGAAAATTCCACCGATGAAATCGAGTGGAACGTCGAAAACGAAATTCAATTATTCTTTGCTATGAACGGACATAAACCTGTCGGTAAGATTTGGAATAGTCGGTAACGTTTTCATAGGTTATGTTTACATTAGTTTCATCTGAAagcaataattaataatatcatTACAGAACGcttctattttcattttataagaaTTTACTAAACATGTTTTTTCGCAGGTGTGAATAAATACTTCCACATGGTCTGTATATGGGAAAAGTTTCGAGCTGCCATCCACAAAGATGTACCGTTAAAAATGATTTGGGATCATTTGGAATCAATGTACGACCTCATAGCATTGGTACTTATTAATGTATTAAGAAGTAGTACATCAAAGTTTCGAGTAAAGTTAAAAGTATATCATTTTAGGACGATATGGAAGATTTGCCGTTCCCCAATCAAGAGATAGATTTCTCTTTACCCGAACAAGAATTCTTGGGAACGCTTAAAGCTAGGAAACGAGAAGAACCAGAACTCAAGTTGAAAGAACAAAGGGACAAATACAAGGAaatgaaaaaagagaaagatGTTAAGGACCCTATGAAAAAAGATACCATCCTCCGTGATCTTAAAGGAACAAAAGATGTTGAGAGAAAAAAGGAAGAGTGTAAGAAGTTTATCAAGGATATAGAAATGAAAAAGGACAAGCTTCGAGACATGAAAGATATCAGGAAGGATCACAAATCTTCAAAAGGGAGATCATCCAAAGGAAAAGATGATCTTGAAGAAATAAGTGTGTATTTCTATCTTTAATATAATTCTATTCATCGTCCACGAGAAGATGGTACAAATTTCGACAAAGGGGCAAAAGAATCTCCGAAACCCTCTCTTAATACTAGCGTAGTAGGGACATAGTGTTCTGGAGGGATAGCAGGTTCCAATCAACCTAGTCAGGTTCATTTGTTTTCAAACGACTCTGGCTATTGCGAAATACTTGCAACATGAAGTAGTGATATCAGGTAGTGGAGCAAGGATACCTACAAGTTTGCCATCTTCTCGTGCAAGAAGAATATATGCCTGTAGAATTTAATAcataatttctttctttcagtgTCTACTGTAAAGAAGGAACGTAAGGACTCCGACTCTGGCCGTGAAAGCTTAAAGAGAGGACCGAAACGACCAACTAGGCAAAGTGTTGATAGCACATCGAAAGCATCCCCAAGTCCTCGTGATACACCGCCACCAAAGCGTAGAAGAATAtaatgattaaaataaaatttattgcttATACAGTTTGTATTTCAAACTCCAAACAAAATGTGACTCATAACACATACGTATGatgtaaaaatttgtatgaAAGATTGTGTACTTATACAAATACAGTTTTATAAAATGTTTTGCATCTATTGTAAATATATTGTACAATGAAACATTAATAAAAGTATTACATATCTAAAATTTTAAACAGACAATCAtatgttattaatattaataacgcAATCTACTTTGTCTTGTGCTATAACAATAGTAATTATGCATCTTGCATAACTGATGAACTCCTACACAaggtaatataatttaattatgaaCTCGCATCTTTTAAGCCatttattaaaagaattgaacgTATAGGGGAAAATCTAAGGATCTTTGATTTATAGAAAACGTtgacaaaaattattataaatttcgtTTAGTTTTCGAAACACAAACATAATAATTTTGCAAGGTAGTCAACGCTGGTAACGGAACCTAACGTTTATTGGTTGGCAATGTAAGCCGTCCTTCGCATGTTAGACAACTAATCTATAACACTATATATAAAAATGGGATTTCACAGTTACTATACGTAAAGAAAAGTGTTCCGACAGTATATTTCCACTATTTAGAAAGTTTGCTCTGTTTCTACGTACGATCGAAAAATATACGatgtaaatttataattttacgtTGGCAGTTTGATAAGAGGGGCTCTGATTTTATTGTTTCCCTGAAGGCGGGGTTACTTTCCGCAGCAGTGTGCTATAATAGATAACCTGTTCCGCCGAGTCCAGTATAATGTTGATAAATATTCGGATTTGACATGTGTTACGTGATAACAGATAAGTTGCGATGTAGAGGATCATGTGAAGAATATTTCAATCGTTTAACGACGTCCGCGCAATGCAATTCAAGGCCGAATTTGTAATGTGATCCTATAAAAAAGCGGATTAAACAgatcttttaaaaaatgacaaCTGAGCGGAGCGGACACGATCATTCCCTAGCGATCCGACAAGAAATACAACGTTTCGAAAGTGTTCACCCGTCGATATATGCTATTTACGATCTAGCTGATCTAATATCCGACACAAACATCGCGAAACAAATTCGTGAACATGTTGTTGCGATCGAAGGtacaatacatacatatacatatatatatatagatatatatacgtataataaaattgtcaaaagtattccatatatttttttattttcttatttatttttcctttcTGACATCATTCTATATTATTGTAGATTCATTCATTAATAGTCATGAATGGACACTGGCCAGAGACGTGCCAGAATTACATTTAGGGATCATTGGTTCGTCCGACTCAGGCAAATCAGCTTTAGTACATAGATATCTGACTGGTTCCTTTATGCACGAAGAATCTCCAGAAGGCGGTCGGTTTAAGAAGGAAGTCTTTATCAATGATCAAAGTTATCTTTTGCTAATTAGGGACGAGGGCGGAGTGCCGGAATCACAAGTATACACaaaatatatgatattttaACGTATTGACTGCCGAGcgtattttatttcagtttataatactaaaaatataaatatccgTATGTACACTTATCATTTTAGAGCACTATTCGAATATTAAATGcagttataaaattataaacgttattgttcgcgaaatttacatatttttattgaattcgaTTGCGCTGGTTAGTAGTGACCACTGTGGCAGTCAACATGTTAATCAATTAATCTATAGGTGTATCATATAGGTCTATAGGATTATAAATTTCGCACAATATTCATCACAGACATTGTTCTTTCCAGTTTTCCGCTTGGATAGATGCTTTATTACTTGTATTTAGTTTAGAGAGTGAGGAAAGTTTCTCGATAGTGTGCAGTTTCTATAATAGAATGTGTTCATTTCGAAATATGTCAGAGATACCAAAAATTCTTGTAGGTGTGCAAGGTAAATCAGACATTTGCTTTATGCTTATACAATATATGGCAGTCTACTTATTGATTTCAGTCAGTATGGATTAAACTTACGTAATATATATTTCATGCTCTCTAGATTCGATTAATGATTCTAATCCCCGGGTTGTAAAAGATGTTAGACCAAGAAAATTGGCATGCGATCTGAGGTGTCCTTATTATGAAACGTGCACTATTTATGGTTTGAATGTTGAAAGGGTGTTTCAGGATGGTAAGTATGTCTGGATTGATTCCAATATTATTCTTATGAATTTCTAACACACAACTTAATTTCTTACATATAGAAAGAAAATACTTATATggttacattttattttaatcacTGTATTCTGAATATTGCAGTGTGTCAAAAGATTATACAACATATATCTGTGAAACAGTATCGATGTAACGGGCAACAAACAGCAGATAGCGAAACAAAGTATCCTGGCCCAACGATTGCTAAAAACGCGCAGCTCCTTGCCAAAGACATGGAAGCAGCGAATTCATCGAAATTGAATGTGAGACAGTatattaaaatagaagataCGTTAATGCATCACTTATGCATTAAGATAAAATTGATATGCGATTGATTGGTTTCTCTACAGACATCCGACAAAGAGGAAGACTCTAGATCTCTGCACAGCAGTTCTACACAAAACGATTCTGGATCAGTGAGCGATAACTTTCACAATATGCAGAATCAGCATACTGATCTTAGATCTTCGATTTTAACTCCGACTACTATCAGGTACAATTGTTAAAATACATGAATTTATACAGTACTACAGGGACTAATCGAGTGTATACTACAGGAAATTTAGAAGAAAATCCAACATCTTCACACCATCAAAGAAAGAGAAATACAATATGGGTGAAATGGGTGTTGGCAGAGAGATACCAGTGAAGCAAGGATATTTATTTAAACGAAGTAGTAAATCTTTGAAAGAGTGGAAGAAGAAATATGTTACATTATTGGAAGACGGTCGTTTAACTTACCATTCTAGCTTACACGTAATTATTACATAGAATTAGTGTGTTAACTTGAATGCTGTTGTAATGAAACTCGTCTTGTAACattgtacaatatttatta from Halictus rubicundus isolate RS-2024b chromosome 14, iyHalRubi1_principal, whole genome shotgun sequence carries:
- the Ceng1a gene encoding centaurin gamma 1A: MTTERSGHDHSLAIRQEIQRFESVHPSIYAIYDLADLISDTNIAKQIREHVVAIEDSFINSHEWTLARDVPELHLGIIGSSDSGKSALVHRYLTGSFMHEESPEGGRFKKEVFINDQSYLLLIRDEGGVPESQFSAWIDALLLVFSLESEESFSIVCSFYNRMCSFRNMSEIPKILVGVQDSINDSNPRVVKDVRPRKLACDLRCPYYETCTIYGLNVERVFQDVCQKIIQHISVKQYRCNGQQTADSETKYPGPTIAKNAQLLAKDMEAANSSKLNTSDKEEDSRSLHSSSTQNDSGSVSDNFHNMQNQHTDLRSSILTPTTIRKFRRKSNIFTPSKKEKYNMGEMGVGREIPVKQGYLFKRSSKSLKEWKKKYVTLLEDGRLTYHSSLHDYMNDANGKEILLQYVTVKVPGKTKGSKSSNAQEDSFEFSIISLENKTWHFEANNAEDRDSWISAIEQQILSSLQNSDGDKKNETDAFKMHCIKNKVSGNDACVDCGVPNPDWASLNLGVLMCIDCSGIHRNLGSHISKVRSLDLDDWSAGQLSVMLALGNDIANSVWEYCLNGKQKPTSDSPREEKEQWIRWKYEDKMFLQPINPNISLGKLLIDSVCRGDMRAFTLCLARCSYEDINMSVSMEDLRTPLHLACATGNLAMAQLLIWHKANPHNLDHEGRTCMSYVRALERTLDNSSDSMEMQKLLEVLEQATVSGVDDVETSQY
- the Nompb gene encoding intraflagellar transport protein 88-like protein nompB translates to MMATMQMNDDIYDGYNNYPSVYSIRDLEQDEYFHEALTTSYGRRSLFTAKTPGTAMRLGTSTGFHRSGTGISIRPTTSGVRPMTAVRGAGYTSSSRQAFDPLNMGNTVKGAAPPLESGKEDTPEEKIKVAERKIMELIESSVEAAYENNMRVALERAREASSRERALIRLEEQAALSDNHNVDLTFAVIFNLATQYTNNNMYTEAIATYQAITRNKMFSNNARLKVNMGNIYVKIGQLSQAIKMYRMAFDQAPAAHKDLRIKIMHNIGMLFVQMGRLEEAANSFEWVMKERAEFKAGLHTVLCHFALSHRDKMKRAFLELLEVQLNIDQEDRYSISTDDVASNILNETLKNDDLSKLEKELKSEAERTILCAAKLIAPVIEDTLTAGFAWCVDAIKSSAYGPLAADLEISKAMVFLHNRETQLAIDTLKMFENRESKVNSAAATMLSFIYFLQGDYEQAENCGEIARKADSYNAAAYINLSACAIRKGDFDIAREFLLCALDTDASHVQALYNLGLVYKKQSMYEEALDCFWKVRNIVRHDPQTLYQIGHLYQLMNDVDQAAEWYNQLLGIIPSDPGVLQKLGEMYDASGDKQQAYQLYSDSYRYFPANFEVIDWLGSYFVSMQVAEKALVYFKKAVELAPGEPRWRLLVAACLRRTGQFHKALLEYQDIHEKFPENIECLKFLIRLCSDLGLKEAQTYATELKRAEKAKELKDRQGSARPGSRRTNSGTSSRTGSGMSIMSDQRSSPVPGRRDNQGLSSAGVSRSNRMSAIENYSEAAVDSNDRTGTPYVDPIGPLPIRPMTSAGKRDDDFGDEELGDDLLPE
- the LOC143361123 gene encoding uncharacterized protein LOC143361123; its protein translation is MAVKEKQLENSTDEIEWNVENEIQLFFAMNGHKPVGVNKYFHMVCIWEKFRAAIHKDVPLKMIWDHLESMYDLIALDDMEDLPFPNQEIDFSLPEQEFLGTLKARKREEPELKLKEQRDKYKEMKKEKDVKDPMKKDTILRDLKGTKDVERKKEECKKFIKDIEMKKDKLRDMKDIRKDHKSSKGRSSKGKDDLEEIMSTVKKERKDSDSGRESLKRGPKRPTRQSVDSTSKASPSPRDTPPPKRRRI